In one window of Paraburkholderia phymatum STM815 DNA:
- a CDS encoding cupredoxin domain-containing protein, with protein sequence MSTQPSHSPDNGHAVAERSEKRWAYFVIAIIVFMLVVVVYSGLHWAMMPPSRVETVDPSRLQMSGEFVESNLGSAVEPDGSVVVRFIAQQYSFTPQCLLVPADTDITFRTTSADVVHGLLVTDTNINTMVIPGYVATFSSSFPQPADHLMPCHEFCGFGHQTMWAHVKVIDKAAFFEQAKQTRRLSCVSR encoded by the coding sequence ATGTCGACCCAACCTTCCCATTCTCCCGATAACGGTCATGCCGTCGCCGAGCGCTCGGAAAAGCGCTGGGCGTATTTCGTCATCGCGATCATCGTGTTCATGCTCGTGGTCGTCGTGTACTCGGGGCTGCACTGGGCGATGATGCCGCCTTCGCGCGTAGAAACGGTCGATCCGTCGCGGCTGCAGATGTCGGGCGAATTCGTCGAGAGCAATCTCGGCAGCGCCGTCGAGCCGGACGGATCGGTGGTCGTGCGCTTCATCGCGCAGCAGTACTCGTTCACGCCGCAGTGCCTGCTGGTGCCCGCCGACACCGACATCACTTTCCGCACGACGAGCGCCGATGTCGTGCACGGCCTGCTGGTCACGGACACGAACATCAACACGATGGTCATACCCGGCTATGTCGCGACCTTCTCCTCCTCCTTCCCGCAGCCGGCCGACCACCTGATGCCGTGCCACGAATTCTGCGGCTTCGGCCACCAGACGATGTGGGCGCACGTGAAGGTCATCGACAAGGCTGCTTTCTTCGAACAG